The genomic DNA CAGCACCGCGCCGAGCACCGCCCCCGGCAGCACGCTGCCGCGTCCGCCAAACAAACTCACGCCTCCCAGCACCGCCGCGGCGATCGTGTTGAATTCCTTTTGCTGGCCGAAGCTCGGCGAGACCGCCCCGGTCTGCGTCAGGGACACCAATCCGCTCACGGCCGCGCAAAAGCCGGCGATCGCATACACGGCAAACAACACGCCCGTCACGTTGAGGCCGGCCTTGCGCGCGGCATCGGCGTCCTGGCCGACGGCGTAGACCTGTCGGCCGAACGGCGTGCGCGTGAGCACCAGGTGCGCCGCAAGGGAGATCAACGCACAGACGATCACGGGCAAGGGCAGGCCCCAGAGCTTCGTCGCGCCCAGTTGGGTGACGGCTTCGGGCATGTTCATGGCGCGCGTGTTGGTCAGCCACAGGCCGAAGCCGCGTCCGACGAACAGCATGGCCAGCGTGACGATGAACGCGACGATCCGCAGCCGGATGATGAACACCGCGTTGATGGCGCCCGCCAAGACACCGACTCCCATCGCAGCAAGGAACGCGATCCAGAGCGGGGAACCTTGGAAGATCATTTTCCCGGCCACCGCCACCGCGACGAACATCACGCTGCCGACGCTCAGATCCACCCCCGCCGTCAGCAGGACGAATGTCATGCCAGTGGCGACGATGGCCATCGCGCTCGATTGCAGCAGGATGTTGGACAGGTTTTGCAGCTCGAGAAACTTGGGTGAGAGCGAGCCGAAGACGGAGAATACGACCGCGAAGAGCACGAGCGGCGCGTTGTTCAGGAGCCAGAGCAGGGGCTTCATGGCGCGGCCCCCGGGTTCTCCATCTTCGAGGTCAGATGGCCCTCATGCAAGGCGGCCTTCAAGATCCGTTCGCGATCGAACTGGTGGAGATGGATTTCATCGCGGATGCGGCCGCGGTTCATCACCAGAATGCGGTCGCACATGCCGATCAACTCCTCGATCTCGGAGGAGATCATGAGCACTCCGGCGCCCCGTCCGACGAGTTGGTTGATGAGCGAATACACTTCGTGCTTCGCACCCACGTCGATGCCGCGCGTGGGTTCGTCGAGGATGAACACGCGCGGCTCGTTCAGGAGCCACTTGGCGAGAACGACCTTTTGCTGGTTGCCGCCGCTCAAGGTTTTCACCGGCTGCAGGTCCCGGGCGGATGCGCTTAGGGTGACGGCGCGGCGCGTGGTCTGCAGGGCTGCGTTCATCGCTCCTTGATCTAGCCAGCCGACCGGGCCGGACGCGTGGCGGGGCAGAGCGACCAGCGACAAGTTGTCGGCAATCGACGCATCGAGGCAAAGCCCATCATCGCGCCGACTCTCCGTCAGAAGGGCGAGCCCGGCCGCCACGCGTTCGCGCGGCGACAGCCGTTCGATCGGGCGGCCAGCCAGATGGATGGAGCCGCGGCTCAATGGATCCAAACCGAACAGGATGCGGGCGAGTTCCGTGCGGCCGCTGCCCATCAGTCCCGAAATGCCGAGCACTTCCCCGGCGCGCAGGCGAAACGAAATGTCGGCCACAATGCCCGGCTGGGTGACGCCCGAGACTTCCAGGAGAGTGTAGGACGATCCCGCGTCGGAGGTGCTGCCCCGTCCGGCGCCAGATGGTGGCGGTGGCGGGGGATCGGATCGCGGGCGCTGAGGAAACAATTGCTCCATCTCGCGGCCGACCATCAGCGTGATCATGCGCTCCGTGGTCCATTCGGCGCGCGGGCCCTGACCGACGACGGCGCCGTCGCGCAAGACCACGATGGAATCACACAAGCGGAGCACGTCGTTCAGCGCGTGCGAAATGTAGATCATGGCGATGCCGCGCGCGCGCAGTCGGCCCAGCAAGGCGAACAAGTGCTCGGTTTCGTGGGCCGTCAGGGAGGTGGTGGGCTCGTCCAGGATGATGAGGCGCGGATCAATGCTCAGCGCCTTGGCGATCTCGACGAGCTGTCGTTCCCCGGCGGATAAACGCTCGACGAGAGTGTCCGGTGACAGCGACAGGCCGACCTGGCGCAGCAGTTCTGTCGTGCGGGAACGGAGGGTGCGACGATCGATCCAGGGGAGGCTAATGCTGGTTCCTTGTTCTTGGTTCTTTGTTCTTGGTTCTTGGTTCCTTGTTCGTGGTTGGTTGATCGTTGATCGTTGTTCCTGGTTCTTT from Verrucomicrobiota bacterium includes the following:
- a CDS encoding ABC transporter permease, whose amino-acid sequence is MKPLLWLLNNAPLVLFAVVFSVFGSLSPKFLELQNLSNILLQSSAMAIVATGMTFVLLTAGVDLSVGSVMFVAVAVAGKMIFQGSPLWIAFLAAMGVGVLAGAINAVFIIRLRIVAFIVTLAMLFVGRGFGLWLTNTRAMNMPEAVTQLGATKLWGLPLPVIVCALISLAAHLVLTRTPFGRQVYAVGQDADAARKAGLNVTGVLFAVYAIAGFCAAVSGLVSLTQTGAVSPSFGQQKEFNTIAAAVLGGVSLFGGRGSVLPGAVLGAVLIQTVENGLVILNANPYSYPLVTSAIIFVAVAIDSLRSRLLARLNRRRIYVDLGAADR
- a CDS encoding sugar ABC transporter ATP-binding protein, with the translated sequence MHSAGNNQKPATRNQEPRTSNPQPVPTLQFHAITKSFFGVPVLKEVSFIVPAGQTLGLVGENGAGKSTLMNILGGNLTPDAGQMSLAGEPHAPAAPKEATRAGVAFIHQELNLFPNLSIAENLFLAAFPRLGQKAVRGSSFMDRGSTETTRVQQRSTNKGPETKNQEQRSTINQPRTRNQEPRTKNQEQGTSISLPWIDRRTLRSRTTELLRQVGLSLSPDTLVERLSAGERQLVEIAKALSIDPRLIILDEPTTSLTAHETEHLFALLGRLRARGIAMIYISHALNDVLRLCDSIVVLRDGAVVGQGPRAEWTTERMITLMVGREMEQLFPQRPRSDPPPPPPSGAGRGSTSDAGSSYTLLEVSGVTQPGIVADISFRLRAGEVLGISGLMGSGRTELARILFGLDPLSRGSIHLAGRPIERLSPRERVAAGLALLTESRRDDGLCLDASIADNLSLVALPRHASGPVGWLDQGAMNAALQTTRRAVTLSASARDLQPVKTLSGGNQQKVVLAKWLLNEPRVFILDEPTRGIDVGAKHEVYSLINQLVGRGAGVLMISSEIEELIGMCDRILVMNRGRIRDEIHLHQFDRERILKAALHEGHLTSKMENPGAAP